In a genomic window of Chryseobacterium sp. G0162:
- a CDS encoding glycine-rich domain-containing protein translates to METKMLLKDESLWNRIQGFSLDASDADFPFSKKLAKEENWSMDFTRKAIEEYKKFVYLCCILPKGASPSEIVDKVWHMHLIYTQSYWEEFCPNILKRSLHHHPSKGGFNEKIKHYNWFSTTLKNYKEVFHCEAPQDIWLNGNVIKDIKRNSPIWKWIPFLIVILTLSSCLGEVITTVGSIFFSFVGIIIFGGIISAITNTKDKKDGNSDLNDSGGSSCSGGSSCGGGCGGGCGGCGGCGG, encoded by the coding sequence ATGGAAACAAAAATGTTATTAAAAGATGAGTCCCTTTGGAATAGAATCCAAGGATTCTCACTGGACGCTTCCGATGCTGATTTCCCTTTTTCAAAAAAACTGGCAAAAGAAGAAAACTGGAGCATGGACTTTACCAGAAAAGCCATCGAAGAATATAAAAAATTTGTCTATCTCTGCTGTATTCTTCCCAAAGGAGCTTCACCAAGTGAAATCGTAGATAAAGTGTGGCATATGCATTTGATCTATACTCAGAGTTATTGGGAAGAATTTTGTCCTAATATTTTAAAAAGATCCTTACATCATCATCCTTCAAAAGGAGGATTTAATGAGAAAATAAAGCATTATAATTGGTTTTCAACAACTTTGAAAAACTATAAAGAGGTCTTTCATTGTGAGGCGCCTCAGGATATTTGGCTAAATGGGAATGTGATTAAAGACATAAAAAGGAATTCACCAATATGGAAATGGATTCCGTTTCTGATTGTAATCTTAACGCTTAGTTCCTGCCTTGGAGAAGTGATAACGACTGTTGGTTCTATCTTCTTTTCCTTCGTAGGAATTATCATTTTTGGAGGAATAATATCTGCCATTACAAACACTAAAGATAAAAAAGACGGCAATTCCGACTTAAATGATAGTGGAGGCAGTAGTTGTAGTGGCGGAAGTAGCTGTGGCGGAGGCTGTGGTGGAGGTTGTGGCGGCTGCGGAGGTTGTGGCGGATAA